The genomic segment CCCTGATGCCGTCTTGTTCTGATCATGAGGAAACATTATGATCCCAAGCTGTGGGGCATTCACGGCACCACAGACCTCAGCCATGGGGCTGGGGACAAGGATTTGTCCCAGATCAAGGGAAACAAGAGGCACAAAGCTAAAGGCAGCATCCAACCTCTAAATGACTTCTCGTTAATGTTGCTAACCAGCAACATCTGAGGCCTCTGGACTAAACACTCACTGTTACTTCCTAGACTGCTACTTCCTAGACTGCTGCCCTTGCCTTAAGAATGCGCCCAAGAACTCTAAAGGGAGTAATGTGGGCACACAGCTCTCGGGAAGATCAAGATGCATCTGCAAAGCAAACATGGCAATGGGAACTCTGGTCACCCGGAGTGAAGACAACTCCTACATGCCTTTGTCTTAGGGTAACTTCCCTGTAACCTGAAGTGATTTTGAAACCATTAGGAAAAACCCACGTACATTCTTATTTATTCCGTGTTTCACATGTAAGAACCCATGGGTCGGGGCTGACACACGACAGCTGAAGTGGTAACAATACTAGCATGTGGGCATTCGGGAAGCATGCAGAGCCAAGCCGGCAGGCTCGGGTGGAGTGAGACACGGAGTCTGGGGACAGACATTTGCACTGAAAGAGTCACAGAAGGGTAAAGTTCTCACTTTATTCAAAGTTTGTACAGAAGTGCTAACATTTCCATAAAATAATTACTACACTTCAGCTACCGGACAAAATACCACAGAAAGGAACGGACTTTGCAAGAAATGTATTCATCTTAAGTTTTCAAATACTTCTGAAGGCTAATGCAGCAGCTGGCAAAATAACACGAGTACACAAAGAACAGAGAGCTTGCAGTCAGCAACCAAGACTGACGGCTCTTTAgcagattggtttttttttttttttgccatttttaaacAACAGTAACACAACACAGTAAACCAAGATCATACAAGTCTACAATTGTAAAAATCAGTCGTACACAGTGTAGGCAAGTTACAACTGTCACAAGTAGCTAACAGCTTTAAATTTACAGTTTAACGGTTTTCTTTTCAAGATGGAAGAAAATTCTGATTTCTCTAAAACTAAAGCCTTACACAATGAAACGGACTTTATTGGTcaaacttgaaaacaaaagagGCTGAGAACGACAGAGAGTAAACTGGAAATAATTAAAAGCTAACCAATAACAAATTAATGTTCACAAATTCCATTATAGCCATATCTGGTCTACAATGCCAGATGAAATGAtccacatacataatacacagcCCAGTGTACTGACGGGTCTGGTCTCTGAGCCCAGAGTGTGGACAAAGCTTCCAGGCAGTACACGGGAAAACATTTCTCAAAGCAGACATCTTTTTAAATGCATTAATACTTACATATCAAAATTCTTTAGATAAAAGCAGCAGTGTTCCGCTGGCGTTTGGCTTAgaaataaaggaatgaatgaagcaATTTCACAGGATATTATCAGAAAAAGGATTGCTCTTCTTGAAGAAGACTACTAACTTTTGCACAGCAACTATTTTTGATACCCAttttgtcaaaaaagaaaagcaaagcggAAAAGTCTACCGGTTCATATGTGATCACCAACAGGTCCAGACAAAGAGCGGCGTCCACACAGGGACAGACAAGCCCTGCTGGGTCTGAACTTGGCAGGTGCTTACGGACTGAAGCAAGGATGGCGAGGGCAGCAGAAGAACGGCCATGCCGTCCTCAGACACTAATGCAGTATGccgctatttaaaaataataataacaataataaagcttttacatcttaataaCCCCACAGAGCAGTCCATGAGCAAAAGACTTGGTGATCTGTTTGCCACTCAACGGTCTGAGTTCTCACAGTGAAATCAggaaattatacatatttacacCATGACTACTTTTCTTTCCatgaaattataaatgaaaatcatttgtgtcaaagaaattttaaaaagcatttcaaaaAGTTGTATTAAACTCTCTTAAAGGTATAGAATACATAGGTCAAAGGTTAACTGCTCTACGTAGTCACATATTGCTAGTCAAGGACATTCCTCACAGCTTCTCCCTCAGCTTCCCACCCCCACCGCCCCTGTAACCTCCAGGTTACCTGTTGTAAAATGCCACTGTAGGTGCACACATGGGAGAAATCTCACCATCCAAGTTCATGTGAACTCTTCTAAGATATACCATATACcaagactttgtctttttttttttttttttttaggtcacaTTAGTCTATGTCATCTACAATCTTTGTTATAAGGTTTCCCTAGGAAGAAAAATACCCAAACAGAGGAGGCACTCTCTTTCCTCAGAGCTGTGTCTGAAGATGTAGCCATAACTTAGACGGCTCATTTTCATTCTTGGTAACCATGGGACTGTTTGGAGGTAAAGCAAAGCAGGGGAAAGGGCAGTGCTGAGTGGGAGGAAATACATCTTGGCTTCTGCACGCACACCCACAGCTTCCACTCATCTAGTCTTGAGGAGCGAacagaacacattagaaaattccCAGTACTATTAGGAAAAGCAATGTCATATAGAGTCTGTCCAGAAATAGTTTGATGTTCggaacacagagatccaactCTCTACTAAAAAGTACAGCTAAGCACATAAAGACCACAAAGCTAACGCCACCTCATGCAAACCTATGCAAGATCAATATAGTATCTGCACTACTGAGTGTGAATTTTTCATGGCTTGTAGAGCACTGTTGAAAACTAGTAATACTTCTAGACAACATTTTAGCATTCCAATGACTATGACTTACAAAGCTGTCACCTGCCGGCCCACCAGAAACCCCACTGTCCCAGTTGAGTTTCAGATTATGGGTCTGTGTCCACAGATCTCATTTCCCTAAAACCCCCATATATAAGCAGCTGAGAGCTCTCCCCTTCAGAGCAGCACAAGCAGGGAGAACACAAGACTCATCTCTCAGGCCGGCTGGACAGCAGTTTCCCTGTCCAGCTTTTCGGCACTGTGGTCGTCCTGACAACCCCGGGACACGGCGGCTTGGTGGGCTTATGACTTGTACTTGTGGGTTAGTGGGAATGCTATTAGGTTTGTGCTTTTTACAAATGGAGACACACACGTGAACAGTGTTGTGCTTTCTATGGACCTTTAGCCTCTCCTTACACATGGAAATACAAGTGCTCAGATGTCCTTAAACTGTACAGGGTCATTCTAAAAATATACTCAGAATTATAATGTaactttaaagttttaattatagATGTAAAAGCAAATTACgatgaataaataacattaagCGACAATATATATACTTAAAACTGCCTTGTTTCTGTGAACCAAAAACTACATATAAAAGCGTGTAAATGTGTACTTTCTACTAGCTTTCTTCATTAGTTACAATAAAACCTAAAAGCATAGGAAGCTTACAGCTAAGAAAGGGACAAGGTGTAAACTAGCAGATCAACACTGGCAAGCAGAAAGTTACCTACAACCTAAACACAAACCTCAAAATTTGCTTATACCTGTGGAAAACCTTGTACACTAACAACTGCCATTCCAAGATTTCAGTATGCCCCATCTGTTTCcaattacacacacagacatgcacatacaagatactaatgacattctgctttcACACTAATAAACTGAacattaaatttgtgtgtgtgttatttacatataaatttataaagcTAGCAGCCCTAGGAAAATAGGGCAAATACATCTAATTATGCTGTGGGTATATACTGTCAACTTGTGCTGTCCAGAAAATCCCTAGCAGAGTCTTTAGACATATGctacctgggggtgggggggggggaaggagcaggagggCAGCATGCCAGACAGAACTCCTCGGCCTTCCTGGGCATACTTAGAGGAATGAGGCCATCCACAGAGCCTGCAGATGCATGCTCCTCCAAAGAGTAAAGTGCATGAGATGAGGAATGACACACACTACATCTTTTTCTTCGTTTCTCAGCAAAGGCTACAGGGCAACAGCTACTGGTTGCTAGGAAAAGGGGTGGCTTACACGCAAACTGAGCCTTGCCTGTTATAAAGGAGTGTAGACAGAAGCATAAATGGCATCGATTTCACAACATTGTTAAAAGATCAGTCAGTAGTGAgaactttaaatgaaaacacatgACTAAGTATGGGACTTGGCACTAACAATTCTCTTACACAGAACCTCAGATCACAAGCGGGGCAGCTACGGTGTTCAAGACAGTGTGACAGGTGATCTTCACGAGAAGGGTCTCGGTCCTGAGTCGTCATTTCTGCACCAGCCTCGGACATAACAGCCCCAGCATTTCTCTCTGTACCAGCTAATTTCCAACTTTACCACCTTGACCCATCATCGCAAAGGGGCTCCTGCGAGAACTCACTACTGTCTCCCGACTTGAGGGACACTCAAACACTGGTGCCTTCACCACTTCTTAGAAAACTGCAACAGGCCGCGCAGCCACGTGGCTTAGGAGGAATGAAGTCTCGTGCACACCTAGGGAACGGTGAACTGTCACTAACAAACACCTATGTGGCCTCCTTCCAATCATACCTCCCATGAAGGTGTGATATGAGGGAATGAAGCAATCTTAGTACTATAGTACCAGTCAGACAAGAAGACGCAAGACCTAATCTCTCAATGGGTTAACGACAAGGCTGATTTATATGGTGGAGAAGACGTATCCATAGATTACACTAAATGACATTCAAAGAGATGAGAAGATCAAGCATTTGCGACAGAGAAAGAGTCCCAGTGTAGGAATTTAAGGATTCAGAACCACCCCAGACAAGGCTTTTAACCCCATGCTCAGAGAACCaattaactcagagatccattctTAACTGGGAGTTTCACAAAGTGAAGGGTCTCTGCTAATTTCTTATGGTGACATCTCTAAGAGGTAAGGACACACAGCCCTGGTCAGCCTCCCTCTCTGTGCAAGATAATGATAGATCCTTGGAGCCAGTGGAAAGGAAGCCCTGGAAATGAGGCCCACTGGATCTGAGCCAAGGACAGGAGTTATTACTTGATGctcttctaaaaagaaaagcaatcacTTCCTAGAAAGACCGGCTGGAGGAGAGATGGGCAGGACACAGTCTGCAGAAATGAAAGAGACCTGAAGTCCCACAGCAGAGTCAGCAATCACTCTCCTGGCCACTGTCAGAAGCCCTCTGCTCTAGACCCAGACACAAACTGCCTGGGAAGACAAAACATCGAGAAGTTGGGCCCCCACACCAAGGATAACTATTTCTCACCTGCGTTTGTGGACCAACAGCCCCACCTATGTTTTTACTCTTAGCCACATTTTAGTCAGTGTCAATCTTGGTCAAGTCAGAACCTTAGCTTGCACAAGCACAGAAATGCATGTGTAAAATGCATGTCTGAATATATCCACGCCATCTTTTAGGACTCTTATATCCATGGGAAGGATGGACACTTTGCTAGCCTGAAATAACCATCTATCATTCCAAGGTCATTCCGACACTCTACAGACTGGAATGAAGCTGCCTTCCCCAGGGCACACCTTCTTCAGTCACAGCGTCCACGCGGGAGGCAGTAAGGAAGACAAGCGGTGGGACTTCAGAGTCAGCACAGCGATGCTCACACTGGTAAGCATGAACACCTCATGGATATGTTAAGTCGTTTCTTATTTATAGATACAGAACTCTAAACCTGACCTACTGCTatttacacagacacatgtatgtatgtatcttactataagacaacaaaaagaggtAAGAAGATCTAACATTCCAAATTATTAGGACTCAACACTAAACAAAGGGGAGAAATCCACATAAACACCTATTCTCTTATGCTGTAAATACGAGGATTAGGAAGGCCACTCAGCCAACATGTTAATTCTTGCTAAGTGCACAGGGATGTGTTCAAAGGAAATACTAACTCCTACAACTTGATACAAATTCAGGCAACCCAAGATCCTATGAATGTTTTTCATAGCCTAAAAGGTTATCTCAAACGGAAAATTCTTTAAGAGAAGACTGTCACAAACCACAAACAAACCATTCATTCAAATACATGTGGGCAAACTCTGAATCCAGATCTGGAGAACTGCTTTCTCATCTTTCCACAAGGTCCCGTGACCTTGGACGCGTCACAGCCTCAACCTCCACTCAAGACAAGGAAGCCCTATCTACTTGGTCCCTCGGTTATAAACCTCAAAATAGAAATTGAGAGAAAAATTGTACAAGGCACTCTTAAGTTCTTCAGAAATACATGCTAATTCGTACATAAATCACTTTTTCCACCTGCAGGCTGAGTCCATCAGAAACCCTCCTGAAGACAGGAAGACTGTATGTACCCAGTGAGCCCTAAAGTCAGTGTTGGGCTCAAGTCCATCATCTGCAAACAAATTGATgcattaccaaaaaaaaaaaaaaaaaagttatcaggATTGAGCTTTGATTCAAAATCTACAAAATGATCTATAAAAGTAATAACTGCCCTTGAGTACAAGgcttaataaatttattatataatttaaaaagttattagctTAAAGAAAGTAGGTATTAGTTAGTTTTCTCCATCTCTCATGGAGAACAGGCAGTGTTGAAGACACAGGACTACAGACATCCGTAAGAGTTCTTCTCTTAACTCCTTCTGTGCCATCCTCACTAGGGAGAAACAGCCTACAACAAAGATCTGCTGCCCTTGGATGCTGTGATTGGATAAAGGTAAAGGTCTGTACAGAATCTTGTGATGTCCTCCCCAAGAGCGCATGACCACGCTAGGCATCCACAGAAACCTTATGCTGATCAACAGCAAGGGTGAGGAGAGTTCTGTGGCGGGTGGCCAGTTTGTAACGACGCGTGTGTGTGCTGACACTCGCAGCACATCTTCAGGAAAGGCAAACACCAGGAAAAGAGCGTATAGAGAATGCAGTACGAGTCAGGATTTGATTTTCCCTCTAAACACAACATCAGTGTATCACAGGTGGTCAAGGGCCACAACTCAGCACACAAAAGCTGTGCCCACTTCTGTGGTGACACTTAACGTTTCTCACAACTGGACCCATGGGGGAAGGCATCTGGCTGATTAACAAGGAATACTACAAAATAACAAGGAAGCAGCTATGAAACAGGCAGAAGATGATTCATCATCCTCTTAGCAATACGTTTATCAAGCATTGCATGGTAGTTAATTctcaaactatattttaaaacacctttTCTCATCAATAAATGTGGGGATCATCAGCAATCAATActtacttcccccccccccccccgattaaaaaaaatatatacagactTGGTAGTCATTCCGTATGGTtcagtttaagaaagaaaaacagagggagGGAACTGAAACAAAGTCTGCCCAAGCCACTAACATTCCACACACAAGGGGTACAAAAATACCTCCAGGAaaacattcttcctttcttttggcaAGCAGAATCCATGGACTCATGCTAACAAAACCAGCCAAGCAAACAAAGTTGTCCTGAAGTAATCACTATACAACACATTAGACTTTCAGGACATAACTAATCATtcaatctctatgaattcaatTTTTTAATCATAGCAGGGATTAGAGACAAAAACCTTACAAATGAGCAAATCTACTTCAGCACAAGGTCTCTGAGACTTGGCAATGCAGACCAGACACTTTATCATGGTGCTTGAACACAGTTCCGCTCTCAGTGACCTGTAAGAAGAACTGGTCTTTCCTCACTTTGGTATGGAAAACTctaaaaccacatttttttttgcacaattcattctgttttgtttcatttaagtTGAAGATTTATTTCATCCATCTCTAGGAAAATAGTCTTGCAAATAGATGATTTTCTGCTAAGTAAAATTTGGCTAAAACCTTCAGCGTAAACAATGCCTGAGAGATGCAACagtcacatttttgttttcaaagaccaGTATTTTCTTAAGTGCCTCACCATGTTCTTAAGTTCATaaggagaaataaacaaacatgaaaattcCAAGCGAACACACAGCAAAAAGTCCAATATTTAACACAACTTTTACTTGTGGAGACTCTTCTAACATCTGCGAGCAAACGGCCTCCTCGTCCATCAAGTCTCTGAGACTTCTCTTGCTAAGGCTTTTACTCTTAAAGCCACAAAACCAGTCTATGAACTTCCAATACCGGCTTcggctttctgtttccttctctctctctttctcacccaTGAGAGCTGCTTGCCCATTGGAATAAGCATCTACTGGTGTTTCTGCCTCTGAATGACCCACGGAAGCGACTGGATTGCCCTCTTCTCTGCACGTCACCAACAGATTAACATCTTCAGGCTGAAGCTCCTTGATGCTGTCTTCAGACTTCCCGTTGGGGATGGCGTGGTTGACAGCCTCACTGTTATCAGTGCTCCGCAGAAAGCTCTTCTCTTGCATTTTGTATGGCTCCTCTTTCTGACAGCAGCTCTCCTCTGTTACCAGGGTCTTCTTTGACCAAAAGGTGGTAGTACGAATCTGGTCCTTGGTGGGAGGCGGTGTGAGAAGACttacaattacagttatgagtcCTGTGATCCAAAACAATGCTGTAGCCACATACATATAATGGATGTCTTTGATGAAGCCTGGCCTGTTATCAGGTTGGTCACATTCAGGAGCACGGTAGGTAAAAGCCAGTATCAAACGGACAGCTCCCAGAACAAAGCCTGCCATTCCACCATAGAAAGCCCCTTGCTCATTGCAACGTTTCCAGAAAATTGCCAGAAGGAAGAGAGCTGCCACTGGAGGGGTCAGATAATCTGCCACCTCCTGGATATAAAGGTACATCTGGCCTCCTTGCATCTCCACAATAATTGGCACCCATGCTATGCTGATGACAACCATAAAAGCCACAAATATCCTGCCCACTATCATTAGTTCCCGGGAGCTTGCGCTCTTGCGGATAAGCTTGTACACATCGAGGGTGAATATGGTACTGGCACTGTTAAAGATGGAGTCCAAGTCGCTCATCAGAGCCGCAATCATCACGGCCATCATCAAGCCCCGAAGGCCCACAGGAACCAACTTCATCACCAGGCGTGGGTAGGCAATATTGGAGCACCCAGCTCTGCTTCCACACACTTGCATGCAGTGCTCTGGGTTGATGCAAGCTATGTCATCAACAAACAGTATCCTAGAAATCATTCCTGGGACAACTATGATAAACATTGGTAGAAGCTTCAAGAAGCCAGCCATTAGAGTAGAGCCTTTGGCATGAGCAATGTTTTTGGCTGCTAGAACCCTCTGCACAATGACTTGGTCAGCACACCAGTACCATACCGAGGCTGGGGTCTGCCCAAGAATGAATCCAGGCCATGGAACATCTTCATCTGTTGGATCTCGCAGCATTTTTAGGGCATCCTCCTTAGGGTGGACGTTACATGAATTTGTGTTGGAAAGGTTGTATGTCAACAAAATGGAAGCAACATTGGGTGAGGCCAACATGTACCTTCTCTTAACTTCCTCAAACCCTCCAATCTTCATCATGCTAATAACCATAAGAGTGAGTGCCCCAATAATCATGAGCAGAGCCTGGAGGGTGTCTGTGTAGATCACTGCAACAAGGCCTCCGGTGACAGTCAGCAGAGCGGTCATGCCAATGAGCAGGATGACAGACACATAAAGGTTCCAACCCAAGGACTCCTGGATAAAGAGGGCACCTGAATACAGATCCACCGAGAGCTTGGTGAAGATatacagaagcagagacaaggcCGCAAAATAGACCTGAATCCTATGGCCACCGAATCTCTTGGACAAGTATTCAGGCATAGTGTATACCCCTGACCGGATGTAAATAGGGATGAAAACCCATCCCAGAAGTTGCAAGAGCAGTAAGGCATTGAATTCCCATGCGCCTACTGCAAATCCACTCGCTGCTCCAGATCCTGCCAGCCCAATGAAGTGCTCACTCCCAATATTGCTCACAAACAGAGAGGCACCAATTGCCACCCAGGTCATAGAGCGCCCGGCCAGGAAGTATCCACTCACAGTGCTTCTATTAGATTTCCACATGGCAAAAAAACCAATGCACATGACCAGGACAAAATACAGGGCCACTATGGCAATGTCTGCCGTCTCCAGCACAGCCCTCATTCTGGTAACTTGTGAATAGAATGTCCGAATGAAAGAAGTGTCcaacttcttatttacttattagtAACCCAGCCAAGTCTGTAAAGCACACGTGAATAGGACTACACAGAGCAACACAGCGGTTCAAAGTCTTTGTCCTTTGTTTGCTGTcttgatggtggtggttgtggtaaGCTTGGAAGGAGACAGTTTTAAATTTCCTCCGCTTCTCAATTGGGATTGAGAATTTAGCTCGCACTCTTAGTCCACAAGACCATCAGCATTTACTCAGGTGCTGGAGGAGAAACTCTGAGCTGCAGCTAAGTCTAGTGGAGCCTACTGTACCAACCCTGCAAGGCagcaaagacaaaagacaaagagtGAATTAGAGGAGGGGCGCATCAAGCGGTGAGGAAACTTTCAATCGAGCAAACACGGCGCGACATTTGTTATAAAAAAACACTCTTACAATACACTTTAGTAACTGCAGCAAAGCACAAACTATTGTCACAGAGGATAGTGACAGCAGCCGGATTCTGAGCTAAAAACAAAAGGATCATCAGTCGCCTCAGGTCTCAAGGAGCACCTGCCCATCGAGTCACAAAACTGCTGCTTGTCTTGCTACAGACACTTTGTCTTGCAGTTGCACCTCAAAACAAGAATCAAGACGTTAAAGTGCCCTAAGGGAGAAAGCGAACCCGAGATTCCCTTAACAAAGCAAAGCAGATCTTCAAATCCTTGCAGTGACGGGGAGAGGAGCTACCATTATGGCCGGCCAAGTCCTAGATGCAACAGCGGGCACCTGAGGCGGAAAAAGTCCCGCTGTAATGTACAGTCACGGGAACCTAGGATTATACACAGCTGATGAGAAAGAGGAACCCTACACAAACAGCACACAGCTTTCCGGACTCCAGCTGCCCTTGCGCGCGCTCTGCTAGGGAGAA from the Arvicola amphibius chromosome 10, mArvAmp1.2, whole genome shotgun sequence genome contains:
- the Slc5a3 gene encoding sodium/myo-inositol cotransporter, with the translated sequence MRAVLETADIAIVALYFVLVMCIGFFAMWKSNRSTVSGYFLAGRSMTWVAIGASLFVSNIGSEHFIGLAGSGAASGFAVGAWEFNALLLLQLLGWVFIPIYIRSGVYTMPEYLSKRFGGHRIQVYFAALSLLLYIFTKLSVDLYSGALFIQESLGWNLYVSVILLIGMTALLTVTGGLVAVIYTDTLQALLMIIGALTLMVISMMKIGGFEEVKRRYMLASPNVASILLTYNLSNTNSCNVHPKEDALKMLRDPTDEDVPWPGFILGQTPASVWYWCADQVIVQRVLAAKNIAHAKGSTLMAGFLKLLPMFIIVVPGMISRILFVDDIACINPEHCMQVCGSRAGCSNIAYPRLVMKLVPVGLRGLMMAVMIAALMSDLDSIFNSASTIFTLDVYKLIRKSASSRELMIVGRIFVAFMVVISIAWVPIIVEMQGGQMYLYIQEVADYLTPPVAALFLLAIFWKRCNEQGAFYGGMAGFVLGAVRLILAFTYRAPECDQPDNRPGFIKDIHYMYVATALFWITGLITVIVSLLTPPPTKDQIRTTTFWSKKTLVTEESCCQKEEPYKMQEKSFLRSTDNSEAVNHAIPNGKSEDSIKELQPEDVNLLVTCREEGNPVASVGHSEAETPVDAYSNGQAALMGEKEREKETESRSRYWKFIDWFCGFKSKSLSKRSLRDLMDEEAVCSQMLEESPQVKVVLNIGLFAVCSLGIFMFVYFSL